A genomic segment from Mycobacteriales bacterium encodes:
- a CDS encoding DUF5130 family protein, translating to MPSGEPFTNEQYADIEHVLSVASAETGLRFSVYVGDVEGDMRDAAEAMHAKFGAAATDTVLVVTSPADRYLEIVTGEAAARRLTDRACALAALSMSAAFTGGDLAGGIVTGVRMLAEAAGKPV from the coding sequence TGCCGAGTGGTGAGCCGTTCACCAACGAGCAGTACGCCGACATCGAGCACGTCCTCTCGGTCGCGAGTGCCGAAACCGGGCTGCGGTTCTCGGTCTACGTCGGCGACGTCGAAGGCGACATGCGGGACGCCGCCGAGGCGATGCACGCCAAGTTCGGCGCGGCGGCCACCGACACCGTCCTCGTCGTGACCTCTCCGGCAGACCGCTACCTGGAGATCGTCACCGGTGAGGCGGCGGCGCGCCGGCTCACCGACCGGGCGTGCGCACTCGCCGCGTTGTCGATGTCCGCCGCGTTCACCGGGGGCGACCTCGCCGGCGGAATCGTGACCGGCGTGCGAATGCTGGCGGAAGCTGCGGGTAAGCCCGTCTAG